From Pelmatolapia mariae isolate MD_Pm_ZW linkage group LG22, Pm_UMD_F_2, whole genome shotgun sequence, a single genomic window includes:
- the LOC135932577 gene encoding trypsin-like gives MPKVCLGEHSFGANEGTEECIYAEKAFTHPDFNIYTLDNNIMLFKLSRPATLNSYVKTVSLPSLCSVANEDCMQSGWGKASSNGTYYPSNLQCLRQPIVDDAICRNLITTVPEVTENMVCAGSVHGDTSAHKGTEVADAGGPLVCNGELQRVMSLASDCITNRNTALYVRMCRYINWISSVISSN, from the exons ATGCCCAAAGTCTGCCTTGGTGAGCACAGCTTCGGTGCAAATGAGGGCACTGAGGAGTGCATTTATGCTGAAAAGGCTTTCACGCACCCGGATTTCAACATCTACACCCTGGACAACAACATCATGCTGTTCAAACTGAGTCGTCCCGCCACCCTCAACAGCTACGTCAAGACTGTATCCCTGCCCTCTCTATGCTCTGTGGCTAATGAGGACTGCATGCAGTCTGGATGGGGCAAGGCGTCATCTAACGGCA CCTACTACCCCAGCAATCTTCAGTGCCTGAGGCAGCCCATCGTTGATGACGCAATCTGCAGGAACCTTATCACTACCGTCCCCGAGGTCACTGAGAACATGGTCTGCGCTGGATCCGTGCATGGAGACACCAGTGCACACAAAGGGACTGAGGTG GCAGATGCTGGCGGACCTCTGGTGTGTAACGGCGAGCTGCAGAGAGTCATGTCCTTGGCTTCTGACTGCATCACGAATAGAAACACCGCTCTTTATGTCCGCATGTGCCGCTACATCAACTGGATCAGCAGTGTCATAAGCAGCAACTAA
- the LOC135933789 gene encoding small ribosomal subunit protein eS19 isoform X1: MPSVTVKDVNQQEFVKALSAFLKKSGKLKVPEWVDTVKLARHKELAPCDDNWFYTRAASTARHLYLRGGVGVGSMIKIYGGRQRNGVCPAHFSVGSRNVARKVLQALEGLKMVEKDPNGGRRLTSQGQRDLDRIAGQFKTSRRHKSLGGWRQEGQKSVPNQICGFILCGDPL; the protein is encoded by the exons ATGCCCAGCGTCACGGTGAAAGATGTCAACCAGCAAGAGTTTGTCAAAGCACTGTCAGCTTTCCTCAAAAA GTCTGGCAAACTGAAGGTCCCAGAGTGGGTTGATACCGTGAAGCTTGCCAGGCACAAGGAGCTTGCCCCCTGTGATGACAACTGGTTTTACACCAGAGCAG CATCCACGGCCCGCCACTTGTACCTGCGAGGAGGGGTCGGCGTGGGCTCCATGATCAAAATCTATGGTGGGCGCCAGAGGAATGGCGTATGCCCCGCCCACTTCAGCGTAGGCTCCAGGAACGTGGCGAGGAAGGTCCTGCAAGCTCTGGAGGGCCTCAAGATGGTGGAGAAGGATCCCAATGG CGGTCGTAGACTGACCTCTCAGGGTCAGAGAGACCTGGATAGGATCGCTGGGCAG TTCAAGACCAGCAGAAGACACAAATCCCTAGGAGGGTGGCGTCAGGAAGGAcaaaaatctgtgccaaatcaaatatgtggcTTCATCCTCTGTGGTGATCCCTTGTGA
- the LOC135933789 gene encoding small ribosomal subunit protein eS19 isoform X2 produces the protein MPSVTVKDVNQQEFVKALSAFLKKSGKLKVPEWVDTVKLARHKELAPCDDNWFYTRAASTARHLYLRGGVGVGSMIKIYGGRQRNGVCPAHFSVGSRNVARKVLQALEGLKMVEKDPNGGRRLTSQGQRDLDRIAGQVASANKKQRSLQSAI, from the exons ATGCCCAGCGTCACGGTGAAAGATGTCAACCAGCAAGAGTTTGTCAAAGCACTGTCAGCTTTCCTCAAAAA GTCTGGCAAACTGAAGGTCCCAGAGTGGGTTGATACCGTGAAGCTTGCCAGGCACAAGGAGCTTGCCCCCTGTGATGACAACTGGTTTTACACCAGAGCAG CATCCACGGCCCGCCACTTGTACCTGCGAGGAGGGGTCGGCGTGGGCTCCATGATCAAAATCTATGGTGGGCGCCAGAGGAATGGCGTATGCCCCGCCCACTTCAGCGTAGGCTCCAGGAACGTGGCGAGGAAGGTCCTGCAAGCTCTGGAGGGCCTCAAGATGGTGGAGAAGGATCCCAATGG CGGTCGTAGACTGACCTCTCAGGGTCAGAGAGACCTGGATAGGATCGCTGGGCAG GTTGCCTCAGCAAACAAGAAACAGCGGAGTTTACAGAGCGCCATCTGA